Within the Candidatus Omnitrophota bacterium genome, the region GTGGATCCTGCGGGAGAGGGATATGGCTTGGATACGCCCGAATACGAAGTACAGATTGCGCTCAAAGAGGGCGACCCGGTTGTGGCCCAAATTGGGGCTCCGGTTCCCGGCTCCGGAAATGGGGAGCGGTACCTGCGGGTGGAAAACAGCCCGCATGTTTACACGGTGGCCTCCTATACGCAGGACAATCTGGCTCCGGATCCCAGCCGCTTTGTGGGCGCAAATCCTCTGCAAATCCAGAAGCAGGACCTGCTCAAGGTCACGGTGCACACACCCTCCAGGGAAATCTCGGTGGATTCCTTTGAGGACGCGGGCGAAGCCCTCACCCAATACATTGAGGCGCTGTCGCGCCTGAGTATTGTGCGGGTCCGCAACGCCTCGATGCCGCAGAGTCTCTCGGATCCGGCACAGCAGGCCTGGATTTTGATCGAGCAGCAGGGCAAAGATCCGGTTCGGCTGATTGCGGATCCTCTGGCCGAAGGCATGGACGAGACGCCTTGCCTTGTGGAGGGGGGGAAGATTCCTTTCACGATCTCGAAGCCGACCTATGAAAAACTTTTTGCGAATCTGAGTCGACTACAAGAAATTGAATCCGAGCCAGAAGCCCAGCCCGAAGCCGAACCTGAGACATCAGAGCCCACCCCCGCCTCCTAGCTCGGTGCCAGGCACCGGTGCCTGGCACCAGTGCCTGACACCAGCACTTAATTTTGATAGCATAGGAAATCTGTTGGGTGCAACCCTGAGGGGGCCATCATGAAAGAATCCGACGTAAAAAAAACAGTACGAGAGGGTTATGGCAAAATCGCCACCCCAGGTCAGTGGGGAGCCCCCACCACGAATTGCTGCGGCACAGGTTCCCATGCCGAGGATGTCTCCAAGCTCATGGGCTATAGCGAGGAGGAACTCGCCACCCTACCCGAAGGCGCCAATCTCGGATTAGGCTGCGGGAACCCTGTGGCCTTAGCCTCCATTAAGGAAGGCGAGACCGTGCTCGACTTGGGTTCGGGCGGTGGCATTGACTGCTTTCTAGCTTCCAAGAAGGTGGGCCCCAACGGCAAGGTCATTGGGGTGGATATGACACCTGAAATGTTGGCGCGGGCCCGGGAAAACGCCCATAAGGCCGGCATCACGAATGTGGAGTTCCGGGAAGGAGAAATCGAGACCCTTCCCGTGGAAGACAACAGTGTCGATTGTATCATCTCGAACTGTGTGATTAATCTGGTGCCCGACAAACTCAAGGCCTTTGCGGAGACCTTTCGTGTGCTCAAGCCGGGCGGGCGATTGATGGTCTCGGATATTGTGCTGACAAAGGAGCTACCCGGAAAAGTGAAGGAATCCATGGATGCCTATGTCGGTTGTGTCAGCGGAGCAGTTCTCAAGCAGGACTACTTGAAGGCTATGCAGGACGCGGGTCTCACAAATGTGAGAGTCCAGAGTGAAACGAGTTTTGAGGTCTCCTCCGGTTGCTGTGGCGCGCCGGATGATACGACTCAAATTATCGCCAAGAACGCGGGTTTGACACCGGAACAGGTGCGGGAGATTGCTCCTGCGGTGAAAAGCATCAAAGTCACCGCAATCAAACCAAAACCATAGGAAGGAACGGACAATGCCCTATGATGCCAGTTTAGACAAGGAACTTTTTGCCAAGACATGGAAGGCCGAAGGCACGCAGCTTACGATCGGCGTCTACTCCTACAACGAGGGTCAGAAGAAGCTGCAGATCAAGCGCGAGGATATCAATAAGGAAGGCGAGACGCGCTTTGCCAAGTTAGGCCGTCTGGCCAAAGATGAGGTCGAGGCAATCCTCCCCTTTATGCAGGAAGCGCTCGAACTCCTGGACTGAGTATAGTCGCTTCCGCTCATGCTCTCAGAACGCACGCGCTGGGATCTCTGTCAAAACCGGTTGAGCGAGGCTCTCTCCCTTCGCAAGGAACGAGGGGAGAGGGTCTTGGACTTGACTTGTTCCAATCCCACGCAGTGCGACCTATTGCTGTACCCCCCTGAAATCTTGCGGGCCTTTGACGACCCGCGCTGTTATCAGTACAATCCTTCGCCTCAGGGCCTGCTGGCCGCGCGTGAGGCCGTGTGCGCCTACTACTCCGGGCAATGCGTGAACATCCACCCGGATCAGGTTTTTTTTACTGCGGGCACCAGCGACGCCTATTCTTATCTTTTCCAGCTCTTGGCTGATCCCGGAGACTCGATGGTCGCGCTGCGTCCCGGCTATCCCTTATTCGATACCTTGGCCGGGCTCCAGGGTTTGGAGTTACGCGGCGTGTCTTTGGAGTATTGGGAAGGCTGGGCGCTTCCGGCACATGCGCTGGAAGCCGCATTTCAAAAAAACACCAAGGCCCTTCTCTGCGTGCATCCCAACAACCCCACCGGGAACTATCTCAAGCACGCCGAGCGCATATGGTTGCTGGAGCTTGCGGCGCGTCATCAAGCAGCGCTCATCGCGGACGAAGTCTTTTATGATTTTTCCTGGAAAGAGAACCCGGAGCAGGCGCCGAGTTTTGCGGGCAATGAAGAGGCTCTGTGCTTTACGCTTAACGGGATTTCCAAGATGTTGGCCCTGCCCCAAATGAAACTCAGCTGGATTGCCCTCAGCGGGCCCAAGGCTCTGCGCCAGGAAGCGGCAGCCAGATTGGAAGTTGTCTGTGATGCCCATTTATCGGTGGGCACTCCGGCCCAAGTGGCCCTGGAGTCTTGGTTGCATTTGCGTCCTCTCATCCAAGAAAAGATCTGCCGGCGCCTGTCCTTAAACCGGCAAACACTCCTCAAACAGTGTCGGATTTCCGGGAGTGTGGAGTTTCTGGATTCGGAGGGGGGATGGTATGCTGTGATCCGGGTGCCGCAGACGCGCACGGACGAGGCCTGGGCACTCTATCTGTTGGAAGAATATGGGGTGCACGTGCACCCGGGTTATTTGTTTGATTTTTCCGAGGAGGGTTATCTTGTCCTCAGTCTCCTCCCCACCCCTGAGGTCTTTGAGGAGGCGCTCGCGCTTTGCCTCAAAGCCGTCGAAGACGCTGCCTAAGAAAGAGCTGTGGATCTTTGGCTCGGGGATTGGGGTTCTCCTTGTATTCTTGCTTCTTGTGTTCTTCCCCCCCGGCCGGCGGGAGGCCATCCCCCTGGAATCCGCGGTTTTGAGTCTTGGGTACAGCGAAAACTGGTTGGCCCCGCGTCTTTCATCTTGGGACCTGGATAAGGGGCGTCTCAGCATCGTCCTTTCCTATGACCGAGCGCTCTCCGAAGAATCCGGGAAGGTGCTCAATGGTCTGCGGGATTATGCGGGCGGGGCCCGAAGACTTCTGTTCCGCAATGATGTTGATGAAGTGGATGTTTCTATTCAGGCGCAAAGAACCGAGCTCGCGGGCTTCAAGGCAACTGAGGCGCAGAAGCTGGAGCCAATCGAAAAGTTGTTGAGGATCGATCGCACGCGTTTGAAAGACGGTGGCCGCCTCACCGAAGAGGGCTTAGAGGCCATTGTGCAGGCGAGCCTCAATCCGGCTCTTTCCGCCGAAGACCTGGGCGACTTTTCCAAGATCTTCCAGTACGAACTCATCGCCGGGCGTATTGCCGTGGCCTTCCATCCGTCCGTGCTGCTGGATCACACAAGCGCGGAGCTTTATGCGCAGGGATGG harbors:
- a CDS encoding pyridoxal phosphate-dependent aminotransferase, with amino-acid sequence MLSERTRWDLCQNRLSEALSLRKERGERVLDLTCSNPTQCDLLLYPPEILRAFDDPRCYQYNPSPQGLLAAREAVCAYYSGQCVNIHPDQVFFTAGTSDAYSYLFQLLADPGDSMVALRPGYPLFDTLAGLQGLELRGVSLEYWEGWALPAHALEAAFQKNTKALLCVHPNNPTGNYLKHAERIWLLELAARHQAALIADEVFYDFSWKENPEQAPSFAGNEEALCFTLNGISKMLALPQMKLSWIALSGPKALRQEAAARLEVVCDAHLSVGTPAQVALESWLHLRPLIQEKICRRLSLNRQTLLKQCRISGSVEFLDSEGGWYAVIRVPQTRTDEAWALYLLEEYGVHVHPGYLFDFSEEGYLVLSLLPTPEVFEEALALCLKAVEDAA
- a CDS encoding arsenite methyltransferase, with the protein product MKESDVKKTVREGYGKIATPGQWGAPTTNCCGTGSHAEDVSKLMGYSEEELATLPEGANLGLGCGNPVALASIKEGETVLDLGSGGGIDCFLASKKVGPNGKVIGVDMTPEMLARARENAHKAGITNVEFREGEIETLPVEDNSVDCIISNCVINLVPDKLKAFAETFRVLKPGGRLMVSDIVLTKELPGKVKESMDAYVGCVSGAVLKQDYLKAMQDAGLTNVRVQSETSFEVSSGCCGAPDDTTQIIAKNAGLTPEQVREIAPAVKSIKVTAIKPKP